GAACCTTGAAAAGGCAAGACTCTTAAAAGAAGGTCAATATAAAGATTATAAAGCTAAACGCTTATTAAATTGGCTTAAATTTATCGAAACTGATGACAGGGAGGTGAGGGAAATGTTAGAACAAGAATCGCCGATGATGAGAAAGGCAAATACAACGATAGAAATAATGGAAATGAGTCCTAGAGATAAATGGCTTTATGAGTCCCGTATGAAATATGAACATGACAGGGCTTCATGTATAAGTGAAGGTTATCGGCAGGGTATTGAAAAAGGTCTTCAACAAGGCTTTGCCGATGGTTCTTACCAAAAAGCCCTTGAAACGGCTAAGGCTTTTAAGCAGTTCGGCTTTGATATCAATAAAATAGCCGAAGGAACAGGGCTTCCTGTTGAAGAAATAGAAGCCCTATAAGAATAACCCTTTACCGCAGTTAAATTACAGCTCAACCTTTTTATTAAATAACCAACTTGTAGCTGCAAAAAAACCGGCTGAAATAAGCATGGTCATAATTATTGTAACCAAATGAACCGGCATCGGCTGGATATTTACAAAGGCATCATATTGGGAAGACATAAGTCTTAGGTCTATGTATTGCACAAGATCCCACCTTGTACTTAAATAAGTTCCTAAGGCTATTATTCGTTCAAAAATTAAGATAAAAAGAATTACTGCAATAATTTGAGCTGCCATCTTTTTTCTTATAAAAGAACGCGTCAGAGCCTTAACAAACATAAAAGCCGTTCCCACAAGTAAAAATGATGAAACCAATAATAAAACGCCGTAAAGAAAGGGAAGAAAATTCTGTGCAAATATTTGATAGAATATATCTCCCAAAACCGATATAAGATTTTGTCCGGCAGTTCCATAAAAAACGGCTTGCTGGGCTCCTATTATTATAAAAAATATACATGCAATCAGAGCATATATTAAATATTCCACAAAACCTGCGAGAATCCGGCCTCCCAATATGGCTTCGCTTCTGATAGGGATGGTAAGCATAAGGTAGTTAGTGTCCTTGTACAAAAGCTCATCTATGTGCCCGTTGCTGCATGTAAAAAACATTACGAGTGGTATAAAGGCAAGGGCAAAAAAAGTTAAGCCAAGCCAAAGATTTCCCGTTGTTCCCATTGTCCCAAGAGGAGTTTTAAAAATACCTAATAGAACCATTGAACCGATCGCCAATACGGCCATAGTTCCGCTTAAAATCAAAATAGTATTCAGCCTTCGCCTTATTTCATATTTAAAAATTCTTCCCATTTTATGCTCCAAAAACATCAAGATAGATTTGATAAATAGATTTGCCTCTTGTGGTACGCAAATCTTCAGCATCGCCTTCCAAAACAATCTCGCCATCTTTTAAAAAGGCTACGTCGTTAAACACATGCTCTATATCCGAAACCAGATGAGTTGTTATTAGGATTGCACTTTCTTCGGTCCATGTTTTGATTATAGTTTTAATAATCTGCTCTCTGGCTACAGGGTCGGTGCCGCCCAGCGGTTCATCCAAAATATACAGTTTTGAAGCCCTCGAAAAGGTAAGGCTTAAATTAAGTTTTTCAATCATACCCTTCGACATAGTTTTTACGGTCTGTTTAGGTTCCAGCTTCATAAATTTAAGCATTTCCAAGGCCTTGTTTTTATCAAAATCTTCAAAAAAATCGGCATAGAAATTAATGGCATCTTCCGAAGTCATCCAAGGATACACGACATTTTTATCCGGCAAAAAGGCTACAATCTTTTTTGTATCTATGCCGAATTCTTTTCCGCATACCTTAAAATTGCCGGAGGTCGGTTTTATAAGTCCTGCAATTATTTTTAAAAAGGTTGTTTTTCCCGAACCGTTCGGC
The DNA window shown above is from Treponema denticola and carries:
- a CDS encoding ABC transporter ATP-binding protein; the protein is MNTILETEHLKKTYLGKKTALYDVSLKVESGRIYGLLGPNGSGKTTFLKIIAGLIKPTSGNFKVCGKEFGIDTKKIVAFLPDKNVVYPWMTSEDAINFYADFFEDFDKNKALEMLKFMKLEPKQTVKTMSKGMIEKLNLSLTFSRASKLYILDEPLGGTDPVAREQIIKTIIKTWTEESAILITTHLVSDIEHVFNDVAFLKDGEIVLEGDAEDLRTTRGKSIYQIYLDVFGA